In a genomic window of Papilio machaon chromosome 4, ilPapMach1.1, whole genome shotgun sequence:
- the LOC106718517 gene encoding rho guanine nucleotide exchange factor 16 isoform X2: MVSERSPQYGVAPPLPARPRTFRRNCGDQVSVTSPTKVYIETSVKSAHYSANDEQTGRRVRRGLNDDFDDRVTVIKVLEQTCWLCIRTVLQDGEIEIQDLVAFIDGDSSDSGHFYESLEPAPPVPAHPTHMGLVAHDTHVAHTAHTAHGDHASASHMLPLEDDFDSFDSDTDSEDHDQTGPTRTAPEVPSSRLPTPPNGGGPYTLTKIANAAQKKMRQIKRNLTKRYTVAMDGKPFTKASQQNGTYDLSKPKMRSPIYANCERPEPQPNYTNIAFNDSRNLSTKSDNTIAKVGFKEEGKPANGDKRHSNGDVGSPQEKPTTPTNETKKDTGTLSRKTYFSFKSRFRRASSMAVDLNSEVPSALKITNSTFYLTDSMDGDSGFSNCSDSGATNTDTLSASSRRRDELKRLLPTLSRKDKGPRTRTSWYAECEPAQLTTTPSWYSEAGLYQGNASSSSGASSGSHPASPLPQPHSLFTHEPLYQFYNAAKVESACRESGDSDSDGYEASAVRARPSAMALVAPRGPARTLWCEVPEVLNSAVLSSLAPAQKRLQEAKFEVLTSEASYLNSLNVLEAHFISHPAFRDPHVLPPHDWDTLFSTILPVRKCSQLLMMDLEKCWQENILLQDICDIVRRHAEARFHAYVKYCENQVLMVRALQRLRDRPAFANALKRLESHPACQSLSLHSFLMLPMQRVTRLPLLLDAVLRNLQPADREYDGCMHALATLNDFVSQCNEGARNTERVEEMFRLAAAIEFPSHAHTAPLLGPACSRRDRKPIRWLVRSGEMTQLIWKADELKLTFGKKFHKVPLHLFLFNDLLVVTKKKGEESYLAVDWCTRSLLEVCEGAAAPPSAKHALLLTLLENRDARTVEMVMSCPSETDLSRWSEALAPLQGGAGEAVYAGWDCPQVAALYAYAPAQPDELPLAEGDVVNVTRKTSEGWYYGERTRDGEAGWFPGSYTVEIASAHVRARNLRQRYRLLALSGTYLGHRKRAP; the protein is encoded by the exons ATGGTATCGGAACGGTCGCCACAATACGGAGTGGCGCCGCCGCTGCCCGCGAGGCCGCGGACTTTTCGAAGGAATTGCGGCGATCAAg TTTCGGTTACATCACCGACGAAGGTGTACATCGAGACGAGCGTCAAATCAGCCCACTACAGCGCCAACGACGAGCAGACCGGCAGGAGAGTCCGGCGTGGACTCAACGATGATTTCGATGACAGAGTAACGGTTATAAAGGTCTTGGAGCAAACCTGCTGGCTCTGCATCAGGACTGTACTGCAAGATGGCGAGATCGAGATCCAAGATCTTGTTGCATTTAtcg atGGAGACAGCAGTGATTCTGGTCATTTCTATGAATCGTTGGAGCCAGCACCGCCTGTACCCGCGCACCCGACGCACATGGGCCTCGTTGCCCACGACACGCACGTTGCCCACACTGCCCACACTGCACACGGAGACCACGCGAGTGCGTCACACATGTTGCCGCTCGAGGATGACTTCGATTCCTTCGATAGTGACACCGACTCTGAAGATCATGACCAG acgGGACCTACACGTACCGCTCCAGAAGTGCCGTCAAGCAGACTGCCTACGCCGCCCAACGGCGGCGGGCCCTACACCCTCACCAAGATCGCCAACGCAGCGCAGAAGAAGATGAGGCAAATTAAACGAAATCTCACTAAACGATACACCG TGGCAATGGACGGCAAACCATTCACGAAGGCCTCACAACAAAACGGAACCTACGACTTGTCGAAACCTAAAATGAGATCACCGATCTATGCAAACTGCGAGAGACCCGAGCCACAACCTAATTACACTAACATCGCCTTTAACGACTCTAGAAACTTAAGTACTAAGAGCGACAATACCATAGCCAAGGTTGGCTTCAAAGAGGAGGGTAAGCCCGCAAATGGTGATAAAAGACATAGTAACGGCGATGTGGGGTCACCACAAGAGAAGCCCACTACACCTACCAACGAAACCAAAAAGGACACTGGAACTCTTTCACGAAAGACGTACTTCTCATTCAAGTCACGGTTCAGACGAGCGTCATCGATGGCGGTGGACCTAAATTCGGAAGTGCCCAGCGCCCTCAAGATCACCAACTCCACGTTTTACTTGACGGACTCTATGGACGGTGACTCTGGATTCAGCAACTG CAGCGACAGTGGCGCCACCAACACGGACACGCTCTCAGCGTCATCTCGGCGGCGTGACG AACTGAAGCGGCTGCTGCCCACTCTATCTCGGAAGGACAAAGGGCCGCGTACGCGCACCTCGTGGTACGCCGAATGCGAACCCGCGCAGCTCACAACCACACCATCCTG GTACTCAGAGGCGGGCCTGTACCAGGGCAACGCGTCGTCGTCTTCGGGCGCGTCGTCAGGCTCTCACCCCGCCTCCCCATTGCCGCAACCGCATTCGCTCTTCACACACGAGCCCCTCTATCAGTTCTATAACGCGGCCAAAGTTGag TCGGCGTGCCGTGAGAGCGGCGATTCTGACTCGGACGGGTACGAGGCGAGTGCGGTGCGGGCGCGGCCTTCCGCCATGGCGCTGGTGGCGCCGCGCGGGCCCGCACGCACTCTCTGGTGCGAGGTACCCGAGGTGCTCAACTCAGCCGTGCTCA gttCACTAGCGCCAGCACAGAAGCGTCTACAAGAGGCCAAGTTTGAGGTGTTGACGTCGGAGGCGTCGTACCTGAACTCTCTGAACGTGCTGGAGGCGCACTTCATCTCGCACCCCGCCTTCCGCGACCCGCACGTGTTGCCGCCGCACGACTGGGACACGCTTTTCTCTACCATACTACCAG TGCGTAAGTGCTCGCAGCTGCTGATGATGGACCTAGAGAAGTGCTGGCAGGAGAACATCCTGCTGCAGGATATCTGCGACATCGTACGGAGGCACGCGGAGGCGCGCTTCCACGCCTACGTCAAATATTGCGAGAACCAGGTGCTGATGGTGCGCGCGCTGCAACGACTGCGCGACCGCCCCGCCTTCGCTAACGCACTCAAAAG ACTGGAGAGCCACCCGGCGTGCCAGAGTCTATCGCTGCACTCGTTCCTGATGCTGCCGATGCAGCGCGTGACGCGGTTGCCGCTGCTGCTGGACGCGGTGCTGCGCAACTTGCAGCCCGCAGACCGCGAGTACGACGGCTGCATGCACGCCCTCGCAACACTCAATGAC TTCGTGTCGCAGTGTAACGAGGGCGCGCGCAACACGGAGCGCGTGGAGGAGATGTTCCGTCTGGCGGCCGCCATAGAGTTCCCCTCGCACGCGCACACCGCGCCCCTGCTCGGCCCCGCCTGCTCGCGCAGAGACCGCAA ACCCATCCGATGGCTGGTGCGGTCCGGCGAGATGACGCAGCTGATCTGGAAGGCGGACGAGTTGAAGCTCACGTTCGGCAAAAAGTTCCACAAGGTGCCGTTGCACCTCTTCCTCTTCAACGACCTCCTCGTCGTCACCAAGAAGAAGGG CGAGGAGTCGTACCTGGCGGTGGACTGGTGCACGCGCTCGCTGCTGGAGGTGTGCGAGGGCGCGGCCGCTCCCCCCTCCGCCAAGCACGCGCTGCTGCTCACGCTGCTAGAGAACAGGGATGCCCGCACCGTAGAAATG GTGATGTCGTGTCCGAGCGAGACTGACCTGTCGCGCTGGAGCGAGGCGCTGGCCCCGCTGCAgggcggcgcgggcgaggCGGTGTACGCGGGCTGGGACTGCCCGCAGGTGGCCGCGCTCTACGCCTATGCGCCCGCGCAGCCGGACGAGCTGCCGCTAGCCGAGGGCGACGTCGTCAACGTCACGCGCAAGACCAGCGAAG GTTGGTACTACGGCGAGCGAACGCGCGACGGCGAGGCGGGCTGGTTCCCCGGCTCGTACACGGTGGAGATCGCGTCTGCGCATGTGCGCGCGCGCAACCTGCGCCAGAGGTACCGCCTGCTCGCGCTCTCCGGTACATACCTAGGACATAGGAAGCGTGCGCCCTAG